GCTTCAGTTGGCTTTGATCCGAACAAGATGCTCGATCGCCGCGGGTATCTGGCCCGTTTTTCCGGTGCTCACGGCGTACTTAAAAAGATCGGTTAGGAGGATAATATGGGAAAGACTCTGAATATAGCTCCCATTACCCGCATTGAGGGACATGCAAGTGTGGCCATCCATCTGGATGATTCCGGTAATGTATCAGACGCCAAGATGCATGTCCTGTCCCTGCGCGGTTTTGAGCAGTTTGTACTGGGGAGGCCAGTGGAAGAAGTACCACGCATTGTGCCTCGTATTTGCGGAATTTGCCCGTGGCACCACCATCTGGCTTCCAACAAGGCTGCGGATGCCTGTTTAGGAGTTGAACTTCCACCTACTGGAAGAAAGCTGCGCGAACTCTGCCAGATGATGGCCTATATCCCGGATAAGATCCTGCATTTTTACTTTCTGGCTGCTCCAGATTTTGTCCTGGGACCGGATGCTGATTATTCGGTTCGTAATGTGGTCGGGATAGTCGGAGCTAACCCGGAACTGGCCAAAAAAGTGGTGCACATGCGCTACAAAGGCCAGATGTTGCTGGAAAAATTTGCCGGTAAGGTGATCCATCCCATTGCCGGTGTTGTGGGAGGCTTTTCCAAGCCCCTTCTGGAAGATGAACGCAAGGAGATCCTGGCCGGAATCCAGGAACTCAAGGATTTCTGCGTGTTCACCATTAAATTCGCCCGGGAGGAAGTATTTCCTAAATATCTTGATGCCGTCAAAATCCTGGGTGTATTTCCATCCGGGTACCTCGGAACAGTCAGGCCGTCCGATGGAGCCCTGGAGCTTTATGACGGTGAACTGAGGATGATGGACAAGGACGGCAATTTTGATCAGTTCACCTATCCTGAATATGTGGACCATATCGGTGAGCACACTGAACCCTGGTCATACCTCAAGTTCCCTTATGCCAAAAAGCATGGAGCCTTGAAGTTGGATGAGAATGATCCGGTGGGTGTTTACAGGGCGAACTGCCTGGCTAGGATCAATGTCTGTGACAAGATGGCCACGCCACTGGCTCAGGAGGAGCTGGACATATTCCGTAAGGAATTCGGCCGTCCCACTCATCTGACCCTTTTGTATCACTGGGCCAGGCTTATTGAGCTTGTTCAGGCCTGTGAAAAGGCAGAAGAGCTGCTCAATGACCCAGAGATCACCGGGCGCGAACATCGGGCCAAGAATATCCAGCCTAGAGCAGGCGATGGTGTCGGATGCGTTGAAGCCCCCAGAGGGACTTTGATTCATCACTACAAGACCGACGACAATGGCCTGGTAACCATGGCTAATTTGATTGTGGGCACCACCCACAACAATGCCCCCATGAATTTGTCTGTGAAGCAGGCTGCCAAGGCCCTGATCAAGGACGGCAAGTACGACCAGGGAATCCTGAACCGGGTGGAGATGGCCATACGCGCCTATGACCCGTGAATGAGCTGCGCTACACACCGCCTGGATGGCGGCATCAATGTTAAGCTCAGCATCTATGATTCCCAGGGTAACGTCATTGACACCATGGGCGAATAGATTAGACAGTTATAAAGAAATAGTTTAAAACAGGCCGTCTCCGGTGAAAGGGAGACGGCCTTGTTTTTTAGTTATGGTAAGCTAAAAAAAGTGAACCTGGACAGGCATAAGGTTAAGATTTTTAAGATGTGCCTTCAAAAAATAGTTTTGTCAGATGCAGGATGGAGATGATATGGAATGGTCTCAAATGTTCAGTTCCAGGGTGGTGGTGTTCGGATGTGGAAACACCCTTTTCGGAGATGACGGCCTGGGGCCTAAAGTGATAGAAGTTCTGCAAAAGGAGGGTTCACTTGGGGACGATGTGGCCCTGATTGATGCTGGCACTTCCATCAGGCCCCTTTTATTTGATCTGATTTTGAGCGACAGACAGCCTGAGCAGATAATAGTGGTTGATATTTCCACGGATCAGGACATCGAACCCGGTGAGGTCAAGGAGATCAATGTTGACCAGGTTGATCCCAAAAAGATTGCTGACTTTTCCATGCACCAGTTTCCTACCACCAATCTTCTGAAAGAACTTCAAGACACAACCAGCATTAAGCTGCACATTCTGGTGTCCAGGCCTGTTAATGTTCCCGAACTGATGGAAGAGGGTCTGAGTCCAGAAGTATCCAAGGCTGTTGACAGGATTGTCAGCAAAATTAAAGAAATATGCAGGACATAAGCCTGCCTGCCAAACTTGTCTGGTCCATGGCCGCCTTAATAATAATTCGACAACAAATATGACCGGTAAATCATAATTAATGATTGATCAGAAAAAAATACGAAATTTCAGCATAATAGCTCATATTGATCATGGTAAGTCCACCCTGGCTGATCGGATCCTGGAGATTACCGGTCTTTTGGGAGACCGGGATAAAAAGGACCAATACCTGGACAGACTGGAGCTTGAGCGGGAGAGGGGTATTACCATCAAGGCCCAGACCGTCCGTATTCCGTATAAGGCCGGCAATGGACAGGAATACACTTTGAATCTCATTGATACACCAGGACATGTGGATTTTTCCTATGAAGTTTCCAGAAGTCTGGCAGCGTGCGACGGAGCGCTGCTGGTGGTGGATGCCACCCAGGGAGTGGAAGCCCAGACCCTGGCCAATGTTTACCTGGCACTGGACCATGACCTGGAAGTGATTCCGGTGCTAAACAAGATCGACCTGCCCAGTAGCGAACCGGGGCGGATAGCCCGTGAGATTGAGGAGATTATTGGTCTTGACTGTACTGATGTCCTGGAGGTCAGTGCCAAGACCGGTCAGGGTGTGGCTGATCTCATGGAAAGGATAGTCAGCCTGATTCCTCCGCCCGGAGGGAATCCAGACAATCCTCTAAGGGCCCTGATATTTGACTCATGGTATGACTCCTACCTGGGAGTTGTTGTCCTGTTTCGGATCCTGGACGGAAGGATCAGGATGGGCCAGGAAATCATGATGTTCTCCAATAAAAAGAAG
This genomic window from Desulfonatronovibrio hydrogenovorans DSM 9292 contains:
- a CDS encoding Ni/Fe hydrogenase subunit alpha; the protein is MGKTLNIAPITRIEGHASVAIHLDDSGNVSDAKMHVLSLRGFEQFVLGRPVEEVPRIVPRICGICPWHHHLASNKAADACLGVELPPTGRKLRELCQMMAYIPDKILHFYFLAAPDFVLGPDADYSVRNVVGIVGANPELAKKVVHMRYKGQMLLEKFAGKVIHPIAGVVGGFSKPLLEDERKEILAGIQELKDFCVFTIKFAREEVFPKYLDAVKILGVFPSGYLGTVRPSDGALELYDGELRMMDKDGNFDQFTYPEYVDHIGEHTEPWSYLKFPYAKKHGALKLDENDPVGVYRANCLARINVCDKMATPLAQEELDIFRKEFGRPTHLTLLYHWARLIELVQACEKAEELLNDPEITGREHRAKNIQPRAGDGVGCVEAPRGTLIHHYKTDDNGLVTMANLIVGTTHNNAPMNLSVKQAAKALIKDGKYDQGILNRVEMAIRAYDP
- a CDS encoding hydrogenase maturation protease, producing the protein MEWSQMFSSRVVVFGCGNTLFGDDGLGPKVIEVLQKEGSLGDDVALIDAGTSIRPLLFDLILSDRQPEQIIVVDISTDQDIEPGEVKEINVDQVDPKKIADFSMHQFPTTNLLKELQDTTSIKLHILVSRPVNVPELMEEGLSPEVSKAVDRIVSKIKEICRT